The Ranitomeya imitator isolate aRanImi1 chromosome 8, aRanImi1.pri, whole genome shotgun sequence genome window below encodes:
- the LOC138648081 gene encoding cylicin-2-like, translating into MGQPTQEGAADARCRRRGSRRKKEQPTQEGAADARCRRRGSRRKKEQPTQGAADARCRRRGSRRKKEQPTQEGAADARCRRRGSRRKKEQPTQEGAADARCRRRGSRRKKEQPTQEGAADARCRRRGSRRKKEQPTQEGAADARCRRRGSRRKKEQPTQGVGDGAADARRSSRRKKEQPTQGVGDGAADARRSSRRKVSETGQPTQEGAADARCRRRGSRRKKEQPTQGVGDGAADARRSSRRKVSETGQPTQEGAADARRSSRRKVLETGQPTQEGAADARRSSRRKKEQPTQGVGDGAADARRSSRRKKEQPTQGVGDGAADARRSSRRKKEQPTQGVGDGAADARRSSRRKKEQPTQEGAADARRSSRRKKEQPTQEGAADARRSSRRKVSETGQPTQEGAADARRSSRRKVSETGQPTQEGAADARRSSRRKKEQPTQEGAADAKRSSRRKKEQPTQEGAADARRSSRRKKEQPTQEGAADARRSSRRKVSETGQPTQEGAADARRSSRRKVSETGQPTQEGAADARRSSRRKVSETGQPTQEGAADARRSSRRKKEQPTQGVGDGAADARRSSRRKKEQPTQEGAADARRSSRRKVSETGQPTQGAEMGQLTEEGAAVAKRKDGAAVARRDNTLQIAIQKSQAQVF; encoded by the coding sequence ATGGGGCAGCCGACGCAAGAAGGAGCAGCCGACGCAAGGTGTCGGAGACGGGGCAGCCGACGCAAGAAGGAGCAGCCGACGCAAGAAGGAGCAGCCGACGCAAGGTGTCGGAGACGGGGCAGCCGACGCAAGAAGGAGCAGCCGACGCAAGGAGCAGCCGACGCAAGGTGTCGGAGACGGGGCAGCCGACGCAAGAAGGAGCAGCCGACGCAAGAAGGAGCAGCCGACGCAAGGTGTCGGAGACGGGGCAGCCGACGCAAGAAGGAGCAGCCGACGCAAGAAGGAGCAGCCGACGCAAGGTGTCGGAGACGGGGCAGCCGACGCAAGAAGGAGCAGCCGACGCAAGAAGGAGCAGCCGACGCAAGGTGTCGGAGACGGGGCAGCCGACGCAAGAAGGAGCAGCCGACGCAAGAAGGAGCAGCCGACGCAAGGTGTCGGAGACGGGGCAGCCGACGCAAGAAGGAGCAGCCGACGCAAGGTGTCGGAGACGGGGCAGCCGACGCAAGAAGGAGCAGCCGACGCAAGAAGGAGCAGCCGACGCAAGGTGTCGGAGACGGGGCAGCCGACGCAAGAAGGAGCAGCCGACGCAAGGTGTCGGAGACGGGGCAGCCGACGCAAGAAGGAGCAGCCGACGCAAGGTGTCGGAGACGGGGCAGCCGACGCAAGAAGGAGCAGCCGACGCAAGGTGTCGGAGACGGGGCAGCCGACGCAAGAAGGAGCAGCCGACGCAAGGTGTCGGAGACGGGGCAGCCGACGCAAGAAGGAGCAGCCGACGCAAGAAGGAGCAGCCGACGCAAGGTGTTGGAGACGGGGCAGCCGACGCAAGAAGGAGCAGCCGACGCAAGAAGGAGCAGCCGACGCAAGAAGGAGCAGCCGACGCAAGGTGTCGGAGACGGGGCAGCCGACGCAAGAAGGAGCAGCCGACGCAAGAAGGAGCAGCCGACGCAAGGTGTCGGAGACGGGGCAGCCGACGCAAGAAGGAGCAGCCGACGCAAGAAGGAGCAGCCGACGCAAGGTGTCGGAGACGGGGCAGCCGACGCAAGAAGGAGCAGCCGACGCAAGAAGGAGCAGCCGACGCAAGAAGGAGCAGCCGACGCAAGAAGGAGCAGCCGACGCAAAAAGGAGCAGCCGACGCAAGAAGGAGCAGCCGACGCAAGAAGGAGCAGCCGACGCAAGGTGTCGGAGACGGGGCAGCCGACGCAAGAAGGAGCAGCCGACGCAAGAAGGAGCAGCCGACGCAAGGTGTCGGAGACGGGGCAGCCGACGCAAGAAGGAGCAGCCGACGCAAGAAGGAGCAGCCGACGCAAGAAGGAGCAGCCGACGCAAGAAGGAGCAGCCGACGCAAAAAGGAGCAGCCGACGCAAAAAGGAGCAGCCGACGCAAGAAGGAGCAGCCGACGCAAGAAGGAGCAGCCGACGCAAGAAGGAGCAGCCGACGCAAGAAGGAGCAGCCGACGCAAGAAGGAGCAGCCGACGCAAGGTGTCGGAGACGGGGCAGCCGACGCAAGAAGGAGCAGCCGACGCAAGAAGGAGCAGCCGACGCAAGGTGTCGGAGACGGGGCAGCCGACGCAAGAAGGAGCAGCCGACGCAAGAAGGAGCAGCCGACGCAAGGTGTCGGAGACGGGGCAGCCGACGCAAGAAGGAGCAGCCGACGCAAGAAGGAGCAGCCGACGCAAGAAGGAGCAGCCGACGCAAGGTGTCGGAGACGGGGCAGCCGACGCAAGAAGGAGCAGCCGACGCAAGAAGGAGCAGCCGACGCAAGAAGGAGCAGCCGACGCAAGAAGGAGCAGCCGACGCAAGGTGTCGGAGACGGGGCAGCCGACGCaaggggcagagatggggcagctgACGGAAGAAGGAGCAGCCGTTGCAAAGAGAAAAGATGGAGCAGCCGTCGCAAGGAGGGACAACACATTGCAAATTGCAATACAAAAATCACAGGCGCAGGTCTTTTAG